Below is a genomic region from Desulfonispora thiosulfatigenes DSM 11270.
TAATTACCCGAGTAATTTAAAAAACATACATTCACCACCACCTTTGTTATATATACGAGGTAATTTAGTTGAAAAGAATTTATCTATAGCAATGGTTGGTGCAAGAAAAGCAACTGCTTACGGTAGAAAGGTTGCTAAACAAATAGCTAGTGATTTAAGCAGTGAAAATGTACAAATAATTAGTGGTTTAGCCAGAGGGATAGATACATGCTCCCATGAAGGAGCACTTCTAGGTGATGGGGGTACAATTGCAGTGTTAGGAAGTGGACTAGATGTTATTTATCCTAGAGAAAATGAACTTTTATTCAATAATATATTAAAAAGTGGAAATGGTGCTATTATTTCAGAATTTCCACTAGGAACTCAACCTTTAAGGTATCATTTCCCGATGAGAAATAGAATAATTAGTGGAATTTCTCATGGAGTCATTGTTGTCGAAGCCTCAGAAAAAAGTGGTTCTTTGATAACTACTGAATATGGATTAGAACAGGGAAAGGATATCTTTGCTATACCAGGTCCAATAAACAGCTCTGTATCTAAGGGGTGTCATAAATTGTTAAAAGAGGGAGCAAAACTTGTCGACTCCAAATTAGATGTATTAGAAGAATATGGGCAGTTGTGTTTATTTAATTTAAATTCTCAAATGAAAAATGCAGGATTAAGCACTCTCGAAAATGAAATAGTTACATGTATAAAATCATTACCTTTAACTATGGAAGAAATTTCGGAAATTACTAACATACCTTTAAAAAATTTAATTCCAACAATAAGTATTTTAGAGATTAATGGAGTTATACAACAAATAGCTGGTAGAAAATTCATTAGTATAAATTGAGGTGATTTGAGTGAGTAAAACATTGGTAATTGTAGAATCACCGGCTAAAGCAAAAACTATTGGAAAGTTTTTAGGGAAAAACTACATAGTTAAAGCATCCCTAGGTCATATTCGTGATTTGCCTAAAAGCCAATTTGGGGTTGATGTTGAAAATGACTTTGAGGTGAAATATATAACAATAAGGGGTAAAGGTGAGATATTACAGGAACTGAGAAGTGCTACAAAAAAGGCAAGTAAAATTTTATTAGCTCCTGACCCTGATAGAGAGGGAGAAGCTATTGCCTGGCATTTATTACATAGTTTAAAGTTAGAACAAAATGAAAAGTGTAGGATTCAGTTTAATGAAATTACAAAAGATGCAATTAAAGAGGCGGTAAAAAAACCACGCCAAATTGAGATGAGTAGGGTAGAATCACAGCAAGCCCGTAGAGTCTTAGATCGTCTAGTTGGTTATAATTTAAGTCCTTTGTTATGGAGAAAAGTAAAAAAAGGTTTAAGTGCAGGTCGCGTGCAATCAGTTGCAGTAAGATTAATTTGTGAGCGGGAAGAAGAAATTACTGATTTTGTGCCTGAAGAATATTGGTCCTTAGAAGCATATTTTAACATAACAAAAGATAATACTATAAAAGCTAAGCTTAGTAAAAAACTAGGTAAAAAAATTGAAATAAAAAATGAAGAAGAAATGAATATCATTTTGAAAGAAATAAAAGACTCTAAATATATTGTTGAAGACGTTAAAAAGAAATTAAAAAATAGAAAACCAGTACCTCCTTTTATCACGAGTAATTTACAACAAGAAGCTTATCGTAAACTTAATTTCACAGCTAAAAAGACAATGCGGGTAGCCCAAGAATTATATGAAGGTATTGAAGTAGGAAAAGAAGGGGCTGTAGGTTTAATTACCTATCTTAGATCTGACTCAGTTAGAGTTTCAGAAAGTGCTCAAAAAGAAGCAGCTGAGTATATAGAACAAAAGTACGGACCCAAATATACACCAGAAAAGCCACCTATTTACAAAACTAAAAGTAAAGCTCAAGATGCCCATGAGGCTATTAGGCCTACTTCTGTTTTAAGAGAACCTAGTGAAATAAAAGGCTTTTTAAGTAGAGATCAGTTTAAACTTTATGACTTGATATGGAAGCGTTTTATTGCCAGTCAAATGACGGAGGCTCTAATAGAACAAACTTCAGTAATTATTAATGCTGATCAGTACGAATTCCGGGCTTCAGGATCAGTAATTGTTTTTAAAGGGTTTATGGAAATATATATTGAATCCGAAGATGAAAAACAGGAAAAGGAAGAGCCTTTAGCATCAATTGATACTGGACAACAATTAAAACTACATCAACTTGATCCAAAACAACATTTTACACAACCAGTTGCTAGATTTTCAGAAGCTACATTAATTAAGACTTTAGAGGAAAAAGGAATTGGTAGACCTAGTACTTATGCGCCAATATTAAGCACTATTCTTTCACGGGGGTATGTTGTAAAGGAAGAAAAACAATTTTATCCTACTGAGTTAGGTATAGTTGTAATTAACCTTTTAAAAGAATATTTTAAAGATATAATAAACACAGAATTCACAGCTAATTTAGAGGAAAATTTAGATAAAGTAGAAGAAGGTAATATTTATTGGAAAGATGTATTGAGGGATTTTTACGAACCCTTTAGCAAACGTTTAGAAGTAGCTGAAAATGCAATTAGTAAGATTGAAATCAGAGATGAAGTTTCAGAAGAAGTTTGTGATAAATGTGGTAGTAATTTTGTAATCAAGTTTGGAAGATATGGAAAGTTTTTAGCATGCCCAAGTTTTCCTGATTGTAGAAATACTAAACCTTTACTTGAAGAAATCGGAACTATTTGCCCTCTTTGTAAAAAAGGACAGGTTGTAATTAGGAGAAGTAAAAAAGGAAGAAAGTTTTTTGGGTGTAGTGATTATCCTGAATGTGAATTTATTAGCTGGGACAAACCAACAGAAGATATTTGTCCAAACTGTAA
It encodes:
- the dprA gene encoding DNA-processing protein DprA, which produces MNKDFVYWSMLQKIWGIKASKILLNIMLQVSGYDFWHFDNKTIKNYLPNLDSSMVQLFITERKKMSFQEEYEKLMKLNIKIISFTCDNYPSNLKNIHSPPPLLYIRGNLVEKNLSIAMVGARKATAYGRKVAKQIASDLSSENVQIISGLARGIDTCSHEGALLGDGGTIAVLGSGLDVIYPRENELLFNNILKSGNGAIISEFPLGTQPLRYHFPMRNRIISGISHGVIVVEASEKSGSLITTEYGLEQGKDIFAIPGPINSSVSKGCHKLLKEGAKLVDSKLDVLEEYGQLCLFNLNSQMKNAGLSTLENEIVTCIKSLPLTMEEISEITNIPLKNLIPTISILEINGVIQQIAGRKFISIN
- the topA gene encoding type I DNA topoisomerase — protein: MSKTLVIVESPAKAKTIGKFLGKNYIVKASLGHIRDLPKSQFGVDVENDFEVKYITIRGKGEILQELRSATKKASKILLAPDPDREGEAIAWHLLHSLKLEQNEKCRIQFNEITKDAIKEAVKKPRQIEMSRVESQQARRVLDRLVGYNLSPLLWRKVKKGLSAGRVQSVAVRLICEREEEITDFVPEEYWSLEAYFNITKDNTIKAKLSKKLGKKIEIKNEEEMNIILKEIKDSKYIVEDVKKKLKNRKPVPPFITSNLQQEAYRKLNFTAKKTMRVAQELYEGIEVGKEGAVGLITYLRSDSVRVSESAQKEAAEYIEQKYGPKYTPEKPPIYKTKSKAQDAHEAIRPTSVLREPSEIKGFLSRDQFKLYDLIWKRFIASQMTEALIEQTSVIINADQYEFRASGSVIVFKGFMEIYIESEDEKQEKEEPLASIDTGQQLKLHQLDPKQHFTQPVARFSEATLIKTLEEKGIGRPSTYAPILSTILSRGYVVKEEKQFYPTELGIVVINLLKEYFKDIINTEFTANLEENLDKVEEGNIYWKDVLRDFYEPFSKRLEVAENAISKIEIRDEVSEEVCDKCGSNFVIKFGRYGKFLACPSFPDCRNTKPLLEEIGTICPLCKKGQVVIRRSKKGRKFFGCSDYPECEFISWDKPTEDICPNCNNYLVERENKQGKRRLCSNKECNYEHKINKEEQN